The following are encoded together in the Bacillus sp. NP157 genome:
- a CDS encoding VWA domain-containing protein, with amino-acid sequence MNLPDFAWPWLFLALPLPWLLRRMLRPVRPAQAMDLPQPGIVLTPAAMNRSSFAATALLTLAWVCLVGAAARPQTLGPPEPQKRSGRATMLAVDLSESMNTDDMVLAGRSVTRFTAVEAIAGDFIDRRAGDEVGLVLFGTQAFLVTPLTFDLQAVRAQLHDAVVGLPGSETAIGDAIAVAVKRLAGMPEQARVLVLLTDGVNNAGSIVPRDAARAARESGVRIYTIGVGATAYLVRDLFGSHVVNPSAELDVAMLTDIARQTGGQFFRANDTGSLAEAYRKIDELEPVPRQGNDLRPRIELFRWPLVAALLLLGIGLAPRVLPARAKP; translated from the coding sequence ATGAACCTGCCTGACTTCGCATGGCCGTGGTTGTTCCTCGCGCTCCCGCTGCCGTGGCTACTCCGTCGCATGTTGCGCCCGGTACGCCCGGCACAGGCGATGGACCTGCCGCAACCTGGCATCGTGCTGACGCCGGCCGCGATGAATCGCAGCTCGTTCGCGGCAACGGCACTGCTCACGCTCGCGTGGGTCTGCCTCGTCGGTGCCGCGGCGCGCCCGCAGACGCTCGGCCCACCGGAGCCGCAGAAGCGTAGCGGGCGAGCGACCATGCTCGCGGTCGACCTGTCAGAAAGCATGAATACCGACGACATGGTGCTGGCCGGACGCAGCGTCACCCGTTTCACCGCGGTCGAGGCGATCGCGGGCGACTTCATCGACCGCCGCGCCGGCGACGAGGTGGGCCTCGTGCTGTTCGGTACGCAAGCCTTCCTGGTCACCCCGCTGACCTTCGACCTGCAGGCCGTGCGTGCGCAGTTGCACGATGCCGTCGTCGGCCTGCCCGGCAGCGAGACCGCCATCGGTGACGCGATCGCCGTGGCGGTGAAGCGCCTCGCCGGCATGCCAGAGCAGGCCCGCGTGCTGGTGCTGCTGACCGATGGCGTGAATAACGCAGGCTCGATCGTGCCGCGCGATGCGGCGCGCGCGGCCAGGGAATCGGGCGTGCGTATTTACACCATCGGTGTCGGCGCCACTGCATACCTCGTGCGGGATCTCTTCGGTTCGCACGTGGTGAACCCGTCGGCGGAGCTCGACGTGGCGATGCTGACCGACATCGCCCGGCAAACCGGCGGGCAGTTCTTCCGCGCCAACGACACCGGTTCGCTGGCCGAGGCCTACCGCAAGATCGACGAACTCGAGCCCGTGCCGCGGCAGGGCAACGACCTGCGCCCGCGCATCGAGTTGTTCCGCTGGCCGCTGGTCGCGGCACTGCTTCTGCTCGGCATCGGCCTCGCACCTCGCGTGCTCCCCGCACGGGCAAAGCCATGA
- a CDS encoding O-acetyl-ADP-ribose deacetylase gives MPLEVIEADLTTLALDAVVNAAAEPLLGGGGVDGAIHRAAGPALLAACRALPEVRPGVRCPTGEARLTPGFALPARYVIHTVGPVWHGGSRGEPALLAACYRNSIALARAQHLSSIAFPAISAGVYGYPPALAAAVAVQALRDEAWLPARVVLCAFSAGMAAHYEAALQR, from the coding sequence ATGCCCCTGGAAGTGATCGAGGCTGACCTGACGACCCTGGCCCTGGACGCCGTGGTGAACGCGGCCGCGGAACCGCTGCTCGGCGGTGGCGGCGTGGATGGCGCGATCCACCGCGCGGCGGGCCCGGCCCTGCTCGCGGCCTGCCGTGCGCTTCCCGAAGTACGCCCCGGCGTGCGTTGTCCCACCGGCGAAGCCCGTCTGACGCCGGGCTTTGCACTGCCTGCGCGCTACGTGATCCACACGGTCGGACCGGTGTGGCATGGCGGCAGCCGGGGCGAGCCCGCGCTACTCGCCGCCTGCTATCGCAACAGCATCGCGCTGGCCCGCGCGCAGCACCTGTCCAGCATCGCCTTTCCTGCCATTAGCGCGGGCGTTTACGGCTATCCGCCTGCACTGGCGGCGGCCGTCGCGGTGCAGGCGCTACGCGACGAGGCGTGGCTCCCAGCCCGCGTTGTCCTCTGCGCCTTCAGCGCCGGGATGGCCGCGCACTACGAGGCCGCCCTGCAGCGTTAG
- a CDS encoding DUF4381 domain-containing protein, whose translation MPPKSPELRNVHVPQVSWWPLAFGWWVLLALFAVAIVGAILWWRHRTRQRRYVEAVLADLDAARTRHAADGDAAAFAASAHQLLRRVARSRDPRSVTLSSAQWHAALASMAPGRDVSRLVMLGDAMYRPGAVLDVPVVGADVEGWVRDVLARRHRLGRGEAA comes from the coding sequence ATGCCGCCGAAGAGTCCCGAGCTGCGTAACGTCCACGTGCCACAGGTATCGTGGTGGCCGCTGGCGTTCGGCTGGTGGGTCCTGCTCGCGCTGTTCGCCGTCGCGATCGTCGGCGCCATCCTCTGGTGGCGCCATCGCACACGCCAGCGCCGGTATGTCGAGGCCGTGCTCGCCGACCTCGATGCGGCGCGCACGCGCCACGCCGCGGATGGCGACGCCGCCGCGTTTGCCGCGAGTGCGCACCAGTTGTTGCGTCGCGTGGCGCGTTCGCGCGATCCGCGCAGCGTGACGCTTTCTTCCGCCCAGTGGCACGCAGCACTCGCGTCGATGGCGCCGGGCCGCGATGTATCGCGCCTGGTGATGCTGGGCGATGCGATGTACCGGCCCGGCGCGGTGCTCGATGTGCCCGTCGTGGGTGCCGATGTCGAAGGCTGGGTTCGTGACGTGCTCGCGCGCCGCCACCGGTTGGGGCGGGGAGAGGCTGCATGA
- a CDS encoding type IV pilus secretin PilQ has product MTTNSTHLPGSASHRTRRWILGVALAVAGGFAGTAAAATALKNVSYDAQPGGRVELTLAFSGAAPDPKVFTTSNPPRIAIDLPDTTNEFSSRHLDVGKGSTSGVSVVSAGGRTRVTVELFRDSAYKTRVDGNNLIVTVNNGPTGATTTTAIASDPTKALPSSAGTPLSNIDFRRGQNGEGRVIVTLGSESATPEMHRENDRVVVSLTGASLPPKLAQRLDVLDFATPVQSVQSSAVPGGTRMEIRTKGDVDVSAYQSGTEYVVEVAAKKASPANAKAAKGQDPVYSGSRLTFNFQDIPVRSALQLIADEAKLNLVASDSVGGSVTLRLVNTPWDQALDVILRAKGLDKRRNGNVIWIAPQAELATYEQSLADARQKAEDNAELVADYIPISYGKAEDIAKLLTQGSLSSGGSSSGNSTRGFLSARGSVSFDERTNTLLINDTPDKIRDLRELIGTLDRPVQQVLIESRIVVATDTFTRALGVRWGVQATQTNSSGQVIGTTPDLSSGTAPNQGTAGLATQVWNTNHGANTTNTITYPGGYNVNLPVSNPAGSLGLAILGSNYLVDLELSAAQTEGRSEVISSPRVITANQQEAVIKQGTEIGYVTYQASSSGGGASNATVQFKDAVLELRVTPTITADSRVYLKINVKKDALAGNTPSPGGGFVPSIDTREINTSVLVDNGQTVVLGGIYEITKANTVSKVPGLGDIPGIGVLFRNTSRQNDKAELLIFVTPRILSDTLQ; this is encoded by the coding sequence ATGACGACCAATTCCACTCATCTGCCGGGTAGCGCGAGTCATCGCACGCGGCGCTGGATCCTCGGCGTCGCGCTGGCCGTGGCCGGCGGGTTCGCCGGCACGGCCGCCGCAGCGACCGCGCTGAAGAACGTCAGCTATGACGCGCAGCCTGGCGGCCGCGTCGAGCTGACCCTGGCCTTCTCGGGCGCCGCGCCGGATCCCAAGGTCTTCACGACCTCGAATCCGCCACGCATCGCCATCGACCTGCCTGACACGACCAACGAGTTCTCCTCGCGCCACCTCGACGTGGGCAAGGGTTCGACCTCGGGCGTATCGGTGGTGTCGGCGGGGGGGCGTACCCGCGTCACCGTCGAGCTGTTCCGCGACTCGGCCTACAAGACCCGTGTCGACGGCAACAACCTCATCGTGACCGTGAACAACGGCCCGACCGGTGCGACCACGACCACGGCGATCGCCTCCGACCCGACCAAGGCACTGCCGTCGAGCGCTGGCACGCCGCTGTCGAACATCGACTTCCGTCGCGGCCAGAACGGCGAAGGCCGGGTCATCGTCACCCTCGGCAGCGAATCGGCCACGCCGGAGATGCACCGCGAGAACGACCGCGTCGTGGTCAGCCTCACCGGGGCCAGCCTGCCGCCGAAGCTCGCCCAGCGCCTCGACGTCCTCGACTTCGCCACGCCGGTGCAGTCGGTCCAGTCCAGCGCCGTGCCGGGTGGTACGCGGATGGAAATCCGCACCAAGGGCGACGTGGACGTGTCGGCTTACCAGAGCGGCACCGAATACGTCGTCGAAGTCGCTGCCAAGAAGGCCTCGCCGGCCAACGCCAAGGCCGCGAAGGGCCAGGACCCGGTCTACTCGGGTTCGCGCCTCACCTTCAATTTCCAGGACATCCCGGTCCGCTCGGCCCTGCAGCTCATCGCTGACGAAGCCAAGCTCAACCTGGTCGCTTCCGACAGTGTCGGTGGCAGCGTCACCCTGCGGCTCGTCAACACGCCGTGGGATCAGGCGCTCGACGTGATCCTGCGCGCCAAGGGCCTGGACAAGCGCCGCAACGGCAACGTGATCTGGATCGCGCCGCAGGCTGAGCTGGCGACCTACGAGCAGAGCCTTGCCGACGCACGCCAGAAAGCCGAAGACAACGCGGAGCTGGTGGCTGACTACATTCCGATCAGCTACGGCAAGGCCGAAGACATCGCCAAGCTGCTGACCCAGGGCAGCCTGTCCAGCGGCGGTTCCAGCTCTGGTAACTCGACCCGCGGCTTCCTTTCCGCGCGCGGCAGCGTGTCGTTCGACGAGCGCACCAACACGCTGCTGATCAACGACACGCCGGACAAGATCCGTGACCTGCGCGAGCTGATCGGCACCCTCGATCGCCCGGTGCAGCAGGTGCTGATCGAGTCGCGCATCGTCGTGGCGACCGATACGTTCACCCGCGCCCTCGGCGTCCGTTGGGGCGTGCAGGCTACCCAGACCAATTCGAGCGGCCAGGTCATCGGCACCACGCCCGACCTGAGCAGCGGCACCGCGCCGAACCAGGGCACGGCCGGCCTCGCGACCCAGGTCTGGAATACAAACCATGGCGCGAACACGACGAACACGATCACTTACCCGGGTGGTTACAACGTCAACCTGCCGGTTTCCAACCCGGCCGGTAGTCTCGGCCTGGCGATCCTCGGTTCGAACTACCTGGTCGACCTGGAGCTCTCCGCGGCGCAGACCGAAGGCCGCAGCGAAGTCATCTCGAGCCCGCGCGTGATCACGGCCAACCAGCAGGAAGCCGTCATCAAGCAGGGTACGGAAATCGGCTACGTCACCTACCAGGCCTCGAGCTCGGGTGGTGGTGCATCGAACGCGACCGTCCAGTTCAAGGACGCCGTGCTCGAGCTGCGCGTCACCCCGACGATCACCGCCGACAGCCGCGTCTACCTGAAGATCAACGTGAAGAAGGACGCCCTCGCCGGCAACACGCCGTCGCCGGGTGGTGGCTTCGTCCCGTCGATCGACACGCGTGAGATCAACACGTCGGTGCTGGTCGACAACGGCCAGACGGTCGTCCTGGGTGGCATCTACGAGATCACCAAGGCCAATACCGTGAGCAAGGTGCCGGGCCTTGGCGACATCCCGGGCATCGGCGTCCTGTTCCGCAATACGTCGCGGCAGAACGACAAGGCCGAGCTGCTGATCTTTGTCACGCCGCGCATCCTGAGCGATACGCTGCAGTAA
- a CDS encoding MoxR family ATPase, giving the protein MPDTPTVVATPLQEAFVRLREELSRGIIGQPHLVECLLVALLADGHLLVEGAPGLAKTTAIKALATRVEADFHRIQFTPDLLPADLTGTDIFRPQTGTFEFERGPLFHNIVLADEINRAPAKVQSALLEAMAERQITIGRRTWPLPDLFMVMATQNPIEQEGTFALPEAQLDRFLMHVTIGYPDADAELAILRLAREQARESMHPAPPPAHVLRPADVFAARDAVLDVHMAAPLELYITQLVVATRDAGRYGPELARWIAWGASPRATIALDRCSRAHAWLAGRDYVLPEDVHAVAHEVLRHRVLPSYEAEAEGVRADAIIDRLLDLVPLP; this is encoded by the coding sequence ATGCCTGATACGCCGACCGTCGTCGCGACGCCGCTCCAGGAGGCCTTCGTCAGGCTCCGCGAAGAGCTGTCCCGCGGCATCATTGGCCAGCCGCACCTGGTGGAATGCCTCCTGGTGGCGCTGCTTGCCGATGGCCACCTGCTGGTGGAGGGTGCGCCGGGCCTGGCCAAGACCACGGCGATCAAGGCGTTGGCGACCCGGGTCGAAGCCGACTTCCACCGCATCCAGTTCACCCCTGACCTGCTGCCGGCCGACCTGACCGGTACGGACATATTCCGTCCTCAAACCGGCACCTTCGAGTTCGAGCGCGGCCCGCTGTTCCATAACATCGTCCTGGCGGACGAGATCAACCGCGCGCCCGCCAAGGTGCAGTCGGCGCTGCTCGAGGCGATGGCCGAGCGACAGATCACCATCGGACGCCGCACGTGGCCGCTGCCCGATCTGTTCATGGTGATGGCGACGCAGAACCCGATCGAACAGGAGGGCACCTTCGCGCTGCCCGAAGCCCAGCTCGACCGCTTCCTGATGCACGTGACCATCGGCTACCCCGATGCCGACGCCGAGCTGGCCATCCTCCGGCTGGCTCGCGAGCAGGCCCGCGAATCAATGCACCCGGCGCCGCCGCCGGCCCATGTCCTGCGCCCGGCGGACGTGTTCGCTGCGCGCGACGCCGTGCTGGACGTGCACATGGCCGCGCCGCTGGAGCTCTACATCACCCAGCTGGTCGTCGCCACGCGCGATGCGGGGCGTTATGGTCCCGAGCTGGCGCGCTGGATCGCCTGGGGCGCCAGCCCACGTGCCACGATCGCGCTGGACCGCTGCTCTCGCGCCCACGCCTGGCTTGCCGGCCGCGACTACGTGCTGCCCGAAGACGTGCATGCGGTGGCCCATGAAGTGCTTCGCCATCGCGTCCTGCCCAGCTACGAAGCCGAGGCGGAAGGCGTCCGCGCCGACGCCATCATCGACCGCCTGCTGGACCTCGTGCCGCTGCCGTGA
- the pilO gene encoding type 4a pilus biogenesis protein PilO — MSFLDDLRNLDRNNVGGWPKSVKMFFTGLLFVIVVAGGWYFEISSQQDDLATSESKEDSLKVEFSQKQAKSANLEALEQQLAEMQDMLRQLLRQLPSKTEMPELLVDISQTALAAGLESDLFQPGPETPKDFYAEKPITLRMVGTYHQFGTFISGVASLPRVVILTLHDVSLKPREADKNGTGSGQLVLQGTVKTYRYLEDDEAAAQQQPATNAGGAQ, encoded by the coding sequence ATGAGCTTCCTTGACGATCTGCGCAACCTCGACCGCAACAACGTCGGCGGCTGGCCGAAGTCGGTCAAGATGTTCTTCACCGGCCTGCTCTTCGTCATCGTCGTCGCGGGCGGCTGGTACTTCGAGATCAGCTCCCAGCAGGATGACCTGGCTACCTCCGAGTCGAAGGAAGACTCGCTGAAGGTCGAGTTCTCCCAGAAGCAGGCCAAGTCGGCCAATCTGGAAGCGCTCGAGCAGCAGTTGGCAGAGATGCAGGACATGTTGCGCCAGTTGCTCCGCCAGCTGCCCAGCAAGACCGAGATGCCCGAACTGCTCGTCGATATCTCACAGACCGCGCTCGCCGCGGGCCTGGAGTCCGACCTGTTCCAGCCGGGTCCGGAAACGCCCAAGGACTTCTACGCCGAGAAGCCGATCACGCTGCGCATGGTGGGCACCTACCATCAGTTCGGTACGTTCATCAGTGGCGTGGCCTCGCTGCCGCGCGTCGTGATCCTGACGCTCCACGACGTTTCCCTGAAGCCGAGGGAAGCGGACAAGAACGGTACCGGCAGTGGCCAGCTCGTGCTGCAGGGCACCGTGAAGACCTATCGCTACCTCGAAGACGATGAGGCGGCGGCCCAGCAGCAGCCGGCCACCAATGCAGGGGGTGCCCAGTGA
- a CDS encoding tetratricopeptide repeat protein: protein MSTLLESFRFLHPYWLWLLLGVAPLAWAVARHAPEVRVLARLADPGLLPYLLDGQPRASRSAAWSVALAATLAVLALAGPAWNRSTEPLFARRAAQVVAISMSPHMLARDVAPDRLARARYKVRALFAANADGLNGLVAYTGEAFTVTPLTTDAHSVDDLLSALAPDAMPVQGDSPGKAIEQAAALIRHANVGGGSIVVVTDRADAASQAVARRVAASGIHVSVLGIGTLRGGPITEGEGGFVKDDQGAIVMAQRNDASLGALASAGGGAFAVAADDGSDVAALTAGLHARGEARADDVATSSQWQDMGAWLLLPLLPLVGLGFRRGWLLLLALAILPVGPAHAASAVDAFRTRDQQAADALAHGNAKAAQALARDQRLRGAAAYRAGDYAAAEAALTTHADSDSQYNLGNALAKQQRYEDAIAAYDRALKANPGNADAAANRAAVQAFMAQRQKQDKKDDDGAKGQQDGKQGDQQPGKDQGGQGGQGKQDDQQKGQQGNQGAQGQSGQSGQDAQGKSGESGEGKGNDSGKEAGKDQGKGEAPKGNADAKTEAQRDDAAKAQQALKQKMDSALGGASSQGRPTNEDAHDLGNVPVEDGMGKLSPATRRQIMRVPDDPGALLRRKFMLEYQRRQGAIPEE from the coding sequence ATGAGTACCTTGCTCGAAAGCTTCCGCTTCCTGCATCCCTATTGGCTGTGGCTGCTGCTGGGCGTGGCGCCGCTGGCCTGGGCCGTCGCCCGGCATGCGCCCGAAGTCCGCGTGCTCGCGCGCCTGGCCGATCCCGGATTGTTGCCTTACCTGCTCGACGGCCAGCCGCGCGCATCGCGTTCGGCGGCGTGGAGCGTGGCTTTGGCGGCGACGCTGGCCGTGCTCGCGCTGGCAGGCCCGGCGTGGAATCGCAGTACCGAACCGCTGTTTGCACGCCGCGCGGCACAGGTGGTCGCGATCTCGATGTCGCCGCACATGCTCGCGCGCGACGTTGCGCCCGATCGCCTGGCACGTGCGCGCTACAAGGTGCGCGCGTTGTTCGCGGCCAACGCCGACGGCCTGAACGGGCTGGTGGCGTACACGGGCGAGGCGTTCACCGTGACGCCGCTGACCACCGACGCTCACAGCGTCGATGACCTGTTGTCCGCACTCGCACCCGATGCCATGCCCGTGCAGGGCGATTCACCCGGCAAGGCGATCGAGCAGGCCGCGGCACTGATCAGGCACGCCAACGTCGGCGGCGGTTCGATCGTCGTGGTGACCGATCGCGCGGATGCAGCTTCGCAGGCCGTGGCCCGGCGCGTCGCGGCGAGCGGTATCCATGTGTCCGTGCTCGGCATCGGCACATTGCGCGGCGGCCCGATCACCGAAGGCGAAGGTGGCTTCGTCAAGGACGACCAGGGCGCGATCGTCATGGCCCAGCGCAACGACGCATCGCTCGGCGCACTGGCATCGGCCGGTGGCGGGGCTTTTGCAGTGGCCGCGGACGATGGCTCGGATGTCGCTGCGCTGACGGCAGGGCTGCACGCACGCGGCGAAGCGCGCGCCGACGACGTGGCGACATCCAGCCAATGGCAAGACATGGGCGCGTGGCTACTGCTGCCGTTGCTGCCGCTGGTCGGCCTGGGTTTTCGCCGTGGCTGGTTGTTGCTGCTGGCGCTGGCGATCCTGCCGGTCGGGCCCGCGCATGCGGCCAGCGCCGTCGATGCGTTCCGCACGCGCGACCAGCAGGCCGCCGACGCGCTTGCGCACGGCAATGCGAAGGCGGCGCAGGCCCTGGCACGGGACCAGCGGCTACGCGGTGCCGCGGCGTATCGCGCGGGCGACTACGCGGCAGCGGAGGCGGCACTCACCACCCACGCCGACAGCGACAGCCAGTACAACCTCGGCAACGCGCTGGCGAAGCAGCAGCGCTACGAAGACGCGATCGCCGCGTACGATCGCGCGCTGAAGGCCAATCCGGGCAATGCCGATGCGGCAGCCAATCGCGCCGCGGTGCAGGCCTTCATGGCCCAGCGGCAGAAACAGGACAAGAAAGACGACGACGGCGCCAAGGGCCAGCAGGACGGTAAGCAAGGCGATCAGCAGCCCGGCAAGGACCAGGGCGGGCAGGGTGGCCAGGGCAAGCAGGACGATCAGCAGAAAGGCCAGCAGGGCAACCAGGGTGCGCAAGGCCAGTCGGGCCAGTCGGGCCAGGACGCGCAGGGTAAGTCGGGTGAATCGGGCGAAGGCAAGGGCAACGATAGCGGCAAGGAGGCAGGCAAGGACCAAGGCAAGGGCGAGGCGCCCAAGGGCAATGCGGACGCAAAGACCGAAGCGCAGCGCGACGATGCGGCGAAGGCCCAGCAGGCGCTGAAGCAGAAGATGGACAGCGCCCTCGGCGGCGCGTCCAGCCAGGGCAGGCCGACGAACGAGGACGCTCACGACCTGGGCAATGTTCCCGTCGAAGACGGCATGGGAAAGCTTTCGCCCGCGACACGACGGCAGATCATGCGCGTACCCGATGATCCGGGCGCGCTCCTGCGCCGGAAGTTCATGTTGGAATACCAGCGCCGCCAGGGCGCGATCCCGGAGGAATGA
- a CDS encoding BatD family protein, translating into MRRPWLAPILFIVSLSSHAQASAAVAQQDPTHADPATSAADPASTVAADAGDRPAMLEATLDRAQGYVGQQFDYTLRLYLTLGLSDGSLPHPVADGADMVMVGQEARYDVTRNGHVVHVTERHYAVVPQQAGVIEIHPPLFQGLGIDPTDVNSFYAQGQLVYADGQPLSATAQTLRLEVRDRPAAVGNDTWLPAHGLKLWLEGVPADGKATVGRALTLTMHLEATGLSFDALPALSMPKIDGADVYPDKPVKGDRLSGPWIVGRREQAFAVVPSRPGTLHIPETTLHWWNVVTDKAEVATLPARDIVVAPGSGATTQTASTTPTSAAAPASMPSAGVDAGPWRAIAAGLGVLWILTLLAWFGWARRRRGQAAVAPSTPGGTPRSAPAREQFLRVAAGDDLVASGRALLDWARAQRPGVRSLGELALALRPGRQRDAIAALQRARFANGASAKPDLRGVFADGFEWLATDAEGAGPGLPPLYPR; encoded by the coding sequence ATGCGCCGACCCTGGCTTGCCCCGATCCTGTTCATTGTCTCGCTGTCATCGCACGCGCAGGCCAGCGCAGCGGTCGCACAACAGGATCCCACCCATGCCGATCCCGCTACGTCGGCAGCGGATCCGGCGTCGACGGTCGCGGCGGATGCGGGCGATCGTCCCGCCATGCTCGAGGCCACCCTTGATCGCGCGCAGGGCTATGTCGGGCAGCAGTTCGATTACACCCTGCGCCTTTACCTTACCCTGGGGCTTTCCGACGGCTCGCTGCCGCACCCCGTCGCCGATGGTGCCGACATGGTGATGGTCGGCCAGGAAGCGCGCTACGACGTGACGCGCAACGGCCACGTCGTGCACGTCACCGAGCGCCATTACGCGGTCGTGCCACAGCAAGCCGGCGTCATTGAAATCCATCCGCCTCTGTTCCAGGGCCTGGGCATCGACCCGACCGACGTGAACTCGTTCTACGCGCAGGGGCAGCTGGTCTACGCAGATGGCCAGCCGTTGAGTGCCACCGCGCAGACGCTTCGCCTGGAGGTGCGCGACAGGCCGGCCGCCGTCGGCAACGACACGTGGCTGCCGGCACACGGACTGAAGCTCTGGTTGGAAGGCGTTCCAGCGGATGGCAAGGCCACCGTCGGTCGCGCCCTGACCCTCACGATGCACCTCGAAGCCACCGGCCTGTCGTTCGACGCGTTGCCCGCGCTGTCGATGCCGAAGATCGACGGCGCGGACGTCTATCCGGATAAACCGGTGAAGGGTGATCGCCTTAGCGGTCCATGGATCGTCGGCCGCCGCGAGCAGGCGTTCGCCGTGGTGCCCTCGCGTCCCGGCACGCTGCATATCCCGGAGACCACGCTGCACTGGTGGAACGTGGTGACCGACAAGGCGGAGGTCGCTACCTTGCCTGCGCGCGACATCGTCGTCGCACCGGGCAGCGGCGCGACGACGCAGACAGCTTCGACCACGCCCACGTCGGCCGCCGCGCCTGCGTCCATGCCGTCCGCCGGGGTGGACGCAGGCCCGTGGCGCGCCATCGCCGCCGGCCTGGGCGTCCTCTGGATCCTCACCCTCCTCGCCTGGTTCGGTTGGGCGCGCCGGCGCCGTGGGCAAGCCGCCGTCGCGCCATCGACGCCTGGGGGGACGCCCCGCTCGGCGCCCGCGCGTGAGCAATTCCTCAGGGTGGCCGCGGGCGACGACCTCGTCGCGAGCGGCCGCGCCCTGCTCGATTGGGCACGCGCACAGCGGCCGGGGGTGCGCAGCCTGGGCGAGCTCGCGCTGGCACTCAGGCCGGGCCGCCAGCGGGACGCCATCGCCGCCCTGCAGCGCGCGCGCTTCGCCAACGGTGCGTCGGCGAAGCCCGACCTGCGCGGCGTCTTCGCCGACGGCTTCGAGTGGCTAGCCACGGATGCCGAGGGCGCCGGCCCGGGCCTGCCACCGCTCTATCCACGCTAA
- a CDS encoding pilus assembly protein PilP gives MISQRHIRYRLAAASLALVALAGCTRGQSDLREWVDAEKHKKGEPIPPLPVIRTFETFAYQDQSARDPFSPSTAEMDNTSTSGPRPDENRAKEPLEMFSLDTLKMVGTVGAGASLEALVKDPGGVIHRVHRNEYMGQSYGRITAVGEDRIDLVELVPNGTGGWMERPASIAVGDK, from the coding sequence GTGATCAGCCAGCGGCACATCCGTTACCGCCTCGCCGCGGCCAGCCTCGCCCTCGTGGCGCTGGCCGGCTGCACGCGCGGCCAGTCCGACCTGCGCGAGTGGGTCGACGCCGAAAAGCACAAGAAGGGCGAACCGATCCCGCCGTTGCCGGTGATCCGCACCTTTGAAACGTTCGCTTACCAGGACCAGAGCGCGCGTGACCCTTTCAGCCCGAGCACGGCAGAAATGGACAACACGTCGACCAGCGGCCCGCGACCGGATGAAAACCGGGCCAAGGAACCGCTGGAAATGTTCTCCCTGGATACCCTGAAGATGGTTGGCACGGTCGGTGCAGGTGCCAGCCTTGAGGCACTCGTGAAGGACCCTGGCGGGGTCATCCATCGGGTGCATCGCAATGAGTACATGGGGCAGTCGTACGGCCGCATCACGGCCGTGGGGGAAGACCGCATCGATCTGGTCGAACTGGTGCCCAATGGCACCGGCGGCTGGATGGAGCGTCCGGCAAGCATCGCGGTCGGCGACAAATAA
- a CDS encoding DUF58 domain-containing protein, which yields MSVVPSAADPRVHVTLPELLALRSHVMHARAPGAVSRAPRSGQRPGRLHGRGMDYAESRVYQAGDDVRRMDWRLTARSGVAHTKLFEEEREGRLLVLLDTNASMRFGTRVRFKSVQAARAAAMAAWYAMRSGDRVGVLAFGGQRQLVRPQAGPRGALAVCGALAAWDALPAEADETLSGALQRAGRLMHGASRVLLVSDGFAVDPAARARMLGLVGKAEVRVLTVADPLELAEPPAGRYPFAHLGVHYDIALHGDRQRAEFARSLGEGRQRLATLVGQLGLHHRAIDTAADPLDAIVDLLGTGRSR from the coding sequence GTGAGCGTCGTGCCCTCCGCTGCGGACCCGCGCGTCCACGTCACGCTGCCGGAACTCCTGGCCCTGCGCTCGCACGTCATGCATGCGCGGGCACCCGGCGCGGTCTCGCGGGCGCCGCGTAGCGGACAGCGTCCCGGTCGCCTGCACGGACGCGGCATGGACTACGCGGAATCGCGCGTCTACCAGGCTGGGGACGACGTGCGCCGCATGGACTGGCGCCTCACCGCACGCAGCGGCGTCGCGCATACCAAGCTCTTCGAAGAGGAGCGGGAAGGGCGGCTGCTCGTGCTGCTCGACACCAACGCCAGCATGCGCTTCGGCACCCGCGTTCGCTTCAAGTCCGTCCAGGCCGCGCGGGCCGCGGCAATGGCGGCCTGGTACGCGATGCGCAGCGGCGATCGGGTCGGCGTGCTGGCATTCGGCGGCCAGCGCCAGCTCGTGCGTCCGCAGGCCGGGCCGCGTGGCGCCTTGGCCGTCTGCGGCGCGCTCGCCGCGTGGGACGCCTTGCCGGCGGAAGCCGATGAAACACTCTCAGGCGCACTCCAGCGTGCGGGCCGGCTGATGCACGGTGCGTCACGGGTCTTGCTGGTCAGCGATGGATTCGCCGTCGATCCGGCGGCACGCGCGCGCATGCTCGGACTGGTCGGCAAGGCCGAGGTGCGGGTGCTTACCGTGGCCGATCCACTGGAACTTGCCGAGCCGCCGGCCGGCCGGTATCCGTTCGCGCATCTTGGCGTGCATTACGACATCGCCCTGCACGGCGATCGCCAGCGCGCGGAGTTCGCGCGATCGCTCGGCGAGGGGCGGCAGCGACTGGCCACGCTGGTCGGCCAGCTCGGCCTGCATCATCGCGCGATCGACACGGCGGCTGATCCGCTCGATGCCATCGTCGACCTGCTCGGCACCGGGAGGTCGCGCTGA